The following proteins come from a genomic window of Rutidosis leptorrhynchoides isolate AG116_Rl617_1_P2 chromosome 10, CSIRO_AGI_Rlap_v1, whole genome shotgun sequence:
- the LOC139870480 gene encoding uncharacterized protein: protein MTFAIRDFKGCIDDIQVVDLDYSCLNYTWNQSPLEMNGMLKKIDRVLVNEAFLMEYANAYAIFQPYRISDHSYVVIKMPDLISSKPKMFRFIHYITDNEHFQKCFADGWSVPISGHTMYRVVKKLRLLKNSLRKLLLNKGNLHSYVMHLKDELERVQKQLDITPSSFDVREYEIKLLKEYNDALWDEERLLKQKSKVEWLRVGDDYSKYFHNAIKAKVNRARINAVMNSDGIFVEGGEVADVFVNHYKQFIVRNYGPNKTSDLNQSPNPQTINK from the coding sequence ATGACGTTTGCAATAAGAGATTTCAAGGGATGTATTGATGATATTCAGGTGGTGGACCTTGATTACTCATGTTTGAATTATACTTGGAATCAAAGTCCCCTTGAGATGAATGGTATGTTGAAGAAGATAGACCGGGTCTTGGTGAATGAAGCATTTTTAATGGAGTATGCGAATGCGTATGCAATATTCCAGCCTTATCGAATATCCGACCATAGTTATGTGGTGATAAAGATGCCTGATTTGATTAGTTCAAAACCGAAAATGTTTCGATTTATCCATTATATTACCGATAATGAACACTTCCAAAAGTGTTTTGCTGATGGTTGGAGTGTGCCGATCAGTGGGCATACTATGTATCGAGTAGTCAAAAAACTAAGACTGCTTAAAAACTCTCTTCGCAAATTGTTGTTGAACAAGGGAAACCTCCATTCCTATGTTATGCATCTCAAAGATGAGCTTGAAAGGGTTCAAAAGCAGCTGGACATAACCCCTTCATCTTTTGATGTACGTGAGTACGAAATTAAACTATTAAAGGAGTATAATGATGCGTTGTGGGATGAGGAAAGATTGTTGAAACAGAAGTCAAAGGTTGAATGGTTAAGGGTTGGTGATGATTATTCTAAATATTTCCATAATGCTATTAAGGCGAAGGTAAACCGTGCAAGAATCAATGCAGTCATGAATAGCGATGGAATTTTCGTAGAAGGCGGTGAGGTTGCGGATGTATTCGTTAATCACTACAAACAATTTATTGTTAGGAATTATGGACccaacaagacaagtgatttaaaccaatcaccaaacccacaaacGATAAACAAATAA